The Juglans microcarpa x Juglans regia isolate MS1-56 chromosome 2S, Jm3101_v1.0, whole genome shotgun sequence genome has a window encoding:
- the LOC121252397 gene encoding LOW QUALITY PROTEIN: uncharacterized protein LOC121252397 (The sequence of the model RefSeq protein was modified relative to this genomic sequence to represent the inferred CDS: inserted 1 base in 1 codon; deleted 2 bases in 1 codon), translating to MGDKGDAAKKQPQPPVPPQQKQQPVSSSPKDPVLEEATETISHHHQPSPPVLPTGGVSPFISAAPDLYAPSGAVSSSFEQQFEVVNPKRTRCTGRWKQLLPSPNSHHQKQTQLAIQSTESSPSPTKLATNPRSREPDITAASSSDTASSPSRSPLRSLSAASGQDTNKSEGEQVHHQTRKGKYVSPVWKPDEMLWLARAWRIQYQGGSESDGSGSSSRVEYLESGQTRGKTRADKDGEVADFLQRRGVNRDAKIAATKWDNMLGEFRKVYEWERGSEREVGKSYFRLSPYERKLHRLPASFDEEVFDELLQFMGSRTRTSLSSRGISSGIVGMDDTRKALAGAKALPPPPSFKEDELPLSAQAKQLVMTGGSERPAFHGTRGTLLGFEPSLDIVGSSSSKELRRIGKIRMTWEVSLLMGRRSTMETFEDGPLRGFSVDRFVPGKQVKVFGRRKSSSATASFASPSWELQDPSEYYLGCLRVPPPTLPSLFELSWHLQEPPAEDLRFPLLWDVYRDLPQEKELFFTTSTDMLDCRAITDDILGPIIRHNPSISGTTATCRDSFIGLWDDCINRIVSKFCSVEMVVIRKPSSASEERLQDQWPNVTGFVRNFCLWRGEEADQLRDGALVPSSSIAEKVLWTYTDIPYILGYHAVGYLVTFCALSRGRDRIIRTDLCSLDLSSXVERLKALVPCYRIAGLLPLLADWCFSSFKNGGNLKLFAYNDFERVNMGNGIVIETTPNTVTRLFSSKRKWAAVKEIYDFLDHRIPHVESIFLSSERDLALVFKPRGCKFKPTNSDLLVEALKYVTKALVALHDLSFVHRDLGWDKVMRRNDRENEWFVCGLDEAVGAPQIYPHRMPAEAARIRYAPEMGRGLHGVKVDVWGVGYLIKTGGLAGVPKMVRELQSRCLDPNQEHRPTAVDCYHHLLQLQSSLSAGGY from the exons ATGGGTGACAAGGGAGACGCAGCCAAGAAGCAACCCCAACCTCCAGTACCACCACAGCAAAAGCAACAGCCAGTTTCGTCTTCTCCCAAAGACCCAGTACTCGAGGAAGCAACAGAAACAATATCACACCATCACCAACCTTCACCGCCGGTCCTCCCCACCGGTGGAGTTTCTCCATTTATCTCTGCCGCCCCTGATCTTTATGCTCCAAGTGGTGCAGTTTCATCATCGTTTGAACAACAATTTGAGGTTGTGAATCCAAAGAGAACTCGATGTACTGGCCGATGGAAGCAGCTTCTACCATCCCCAAACTCACATCATCAAAAGCAGACGCAGTTGGCAATACAAAGCACGGAATCTAGCCCGTCACCAACGAAACTTGCAACCAACCCACGAAGCCGAGAACCAGATATCACGGCTGCTTCCTCCTCAGATACGGCGTCATCTCCTTCGCGCTCTCCTTTGCGTTCTTTGTCTGCTGCTTCTGGCCAGGACACGAACAAGTCAGAGGGAGAGCAAGTCCACCATCAAACCAGGAAAGGGAAATATGTAAGCCCAGTCTGGAAACCCGATGAGATGCTTTGGTTGGCAAGAGCTTGGAGGATTCAGTACCAAGGTGGGTCTGAATCGGATGGGTCTGGTTCATCTTCAAGAGTGGAGTACTTAGAGAGTGGTCAGACAAGAGGTAAAACTAGAGCCGATAAAGATGGAGAAGTCGCTGATTTTCTTCAAAGACGTGGGGTCAATAGGGATGCTAAAATAGCTGCAACGAAGTGGGATAATATGTTGGGGGAATTCCGGAAGGTTTACGAGTGGGAGAGGGGAAGTGAGAGAGAAGTTGGAAAGAGTTACTTTAGGCTTTCTCCTTATGAGAGGAAGCTCCATAGATTGCCGGCTTCGTTTGATGAAGAAGTTTTTGACGAGCTTTTGCAGTTCATGGGGTCTAGAACGAGAACTTCTCTAAGTAGTAGAGGAATCAGTTCAGGAATTGTCGGCATGGATGATACTCGCAAAGCTCTTGCTGGGGCAAAAGCCCTGCCTCCACCTCCTTCATTCAAAGAAGATGAGCTCCCTCTCTCAG CTCAGGCAAAACAACTGGTTATGACCGGTGGAAGTGAACGGCCTGCATTCCATGGTACCAGAGGTACCTTACTAGGGTTCGAGCCTTCTCTAGACATTGTAGGCTCTTCGTCTTCAAAAGAGCTTCGTCGAATTGGAAAGATACGAATGACATGGGAAGTCAGTTTGCTTATGGGCCGAAGAAG CACCATGGAAACCTTCGAAGATGGTCCTCTTAGAGGCTTCTCTGTGGATAGATTCGTTCCAGGAAAACAAGTCAAAGTTTTCGGCAGGAGAAAGTCTTCGTCTGCCACAGCTTCTTTTG CTTCTCCTTCATGGGAACTTCAAGATCCGTCGGAGTACTACTTAGGGTGCCTCCGAGTTCCGCCACCCACACTACCAAGCTTGTTTGAGTTGTCATGGCACTTACAAGAGCCACCAGCTGAAGACTTGCGTTTTCCACTGCTATGGGATGTTTACCGGGACttacctcaagagaaagagctTTTCTTTACAACCTCTACCGATATGTTAGACTGTCGAGCCATCACCGACGATATTCTTGGCCCAATTATACGACATAACCCTAGTATCAGTGGTACCACTGCTACGTGTAGAGACTCTTTTATTGGACTTTGGGATGATTGCATTAACAGGATTGTGTCTAAGTTTTGTTCTGTTGAAATGGTTGTTATAAGAAAACCCTCTTCAGCATCGGAGGAAAGGTTGCAGGATCAATGGCCGAATGTGACAGGTTTCGTGAGGAACTTTTGCTTATGGAGAGGAGAGGAGGCTGATCAATTAAGGGATGGAGCCTTGGTGCCCTCGTCTTCCATAGCGGAAAAGGTTCTGTGGACCTACACGGATATTCCTTACATCTTGGGCTACCATGCTGTTGGATATTTGGTCACCTTTTGCGCATTAAGCCGCGGACGTGACCGGATTATCCGAACGGATTTGTGCTCCCTAGACCTATCTT CGGTGGAGAGACTCAAAGCCCTAGTTCCATGTTACAGAATTGCTGGCCTATTGCCATTGCTTGCAGACTGGTGCTTCAGCAGCTTCAAGAACGGTGGAAATCTTAAGCTATTTGCTTATAATGATTTTGAGAGGGTTAATATGGGAAATGGAATTGTCATCGAAACGACACCAAACACTGTGACTCGGCTTTTCTCGAGCAAAAGAAAATGGGCTGCAGTGAAGGAAATCTACGATTTTCTTGATCACCGAATCCCACACGTGGAATCCATTTTCCTATCATCGGAGAGAGATCTGGCATTGGTGTTTAAGCCAAGAGGGTGCAAATTCAAACCTACCAATAGTGATCTACTTGTAGAGGCTCTCAAGTACGTGACCAAGGCTCTGGTGGCACTACATGACCTA TCTTTCGTACACAGAGACTTGGGTTGGGACAAAGTGATGCGACGAAACGACAGGGAAAATGAGTGGTTCGTGTGCGGATTAGACGAGGCAGTGGGTGCACCACAAATATATCCACATAGGATGCCAGCAGAGGCGGCGCGTATTCGGTACGCGCCGGAGATGGGAAGAGGACTACATGGGGTTAAAGTAGATGTATGGGGCGTGGGTTATTTGATAAAAACGGGTGGGTTGGCTGGGGTCCCGAAGATGGTGAGAGAGCTTCAGAGCCGGTGCTTGGACCCGAACCAGGAACACAGGCCGACTGCAGTGGACTGTTACCACCACCTGCTTCAGCTGCAGTCATCTCTGTCGGCGGGTGGCTACTGA
- the LOC121252395 gene encoding PTI1-like tyrosine-protein kinase At3g15890: MRKFTIWRCVCCISIEEQPEISFHKNWDYPWEIYSLKELLHATNNFHQDNKIGEGGFGSVYWGRTSKGVEIAVKRLKAMSAKAEMEFAVEVEILGRVRHKNLLGLRGFHAGGEERLIVYDYMPNRSLIAHLHGQLADDCPLDWPRRMSVAIGSAEGLAYLHHEANPHIIHRDIKASNVLLDTEFEAKVADFGFAKLIPEGVSHMTTRVKGTLGYLAPEYAMWGKVSESCDVYSFGILLLEIISAKKPLEKLPGGVKRDIVQWVTPYVQKGALNHIADPRLKGKFDREQLKLAVMIALRCTDNNPDNRPSMIDVVEWLTGGVGRRMKEVYNYNDHVKDMVNEEEDEENNSNITYMDHADSGKEPSDVRATWAKPTFL, encoded by the exons ATGAGGAAGTTCACGATCTGGAGATGCGTTTGTTGCATCTCCATAGAAGAGCAACCGGAGATCAG TTTTCACAAGAATTGGGATTATCCATGGGAAATATACTCTCTTAAGGAGCTACTTCATGCAACAAACAACTTTCATCAGGATAACAAGATTGGCGAAGGCGGGTTCGGAAGTGTTTATTGGGGTCGAACAAGTAAAGGCGTCGAG ATTGCTGTGAAACGACTAAAGGCAATGAGTGCAAAGGCAGAGATGGAATTTGCTGTGGAAGTTGAAATTCTTGGAAGGGTGAGGCATAAGAATCTCTTGGGTTTGAGGGGGTTTCATGCTGGTGGGGAGGAGAGGCTGATTGTCTATGATTACATGCCTAATCGTAGCTTGATTGCCCATTTGCATGGCCAACTCGCTGATGATTGTCCGCTAGATTGGCCCCGGAGAATGAGCGTAGCCATTGGATCAGCAGAAGGTTTAGC gTACTTGCACCACGAGGCCAATCCTCATATTATTCATCGAGACATAAAGGCAAGCAATGTCCTATTAGACACTGAATTTGAAGCAAAAGTTGCTGATTTCGGTTTTGCAAAGCTGATACCAGAAGGTGTTTCTCATATGACAACTAGAGTGAAAGGAACCCTAGGATATTTGGCTCCTGAATATGCCATGTGGGGGAAGGTCTCCGAGAGCTGCGATGTTTACAGTTTTGGGATTTTACTCCTAGAAATTATCAGTGCGAAAAAGCCATTAGAAAAACTCCCCGGTGGAGTCAAGCGTGATATTGTGCAATGGGTCACGCCATACGTCCAAAAGGGTGCTCTAAATCATATTGCTGACCCGAGGTTGAAGGGCAAGTTCGATCGAGAGCAACTCAAGTTGGCGGTCATGATTGCGCTGAGATGCACAGACAACAACCCTGACAATCGGCCGAGCATGATCGACGTGGTCGAGTGGCTCACAGGTGGTGTTGGGAGGAGGATGAAAGAggtatataattataatgatcATGTAAAAGACATGgttaatgaagaagaagatgaagaaaataacaGTAATATTACTTATATGGATCATGCAGACTCTGGAAAGGAGCCATCTGACGTGAGAGCCACATGGGCCAAACCCACTTTTCTTTAA